The following coding sequences lie in one Oncorhynchus kisutch isolate 150728-3 linkage group LG17, Okis_V2, whole genome shotgun sequence genomic window:
- the LOC109908499 gene encoding prickle-like protein 2 → MSLEMEKSVTKLMYDFQRNSTSDDDSGCALEEYAWVPPGLSPEQVHQYYSSLPEDRVPYVNSPGEKHRIKQLIHQLPPHDNEVRYCNALDDEEKRELKLFSNQRKRDNLGRGNVRPFPLSISGAICEQCGGQINGGDIVVFASRAGHGLVWHPHCFVCSMCEELLVDLIYFHQEGKIYCGRHHSEMLKPRCCACDEIIFADECTEAEGRHWHMKHFCCYECEAPLGGQRYIMKDGRPHCCHCFESLYAEYCDACGEHIGIDQGQMTYDGQHWHATEECFCCARCKRSLLGRPFLPKQGQIYCSRSCSAGQDPDESDSSDSAFQSARSRESHHSIKILKPERRNAEQERRQPAPMTDRLSVEVDPLSIQMDRLSLGSSQTPSRTPSRTPSHAPSRTPSLNQVWMSRDEPYPPAYETANEGSQQDASPTPNSLLLGLCNPRKGYSPSSHNPLPPAQSPVNPGKRPESRAKVQGNTKRTPMAALRGQSFQDNWIHHSQDEFRPPKLRTQMSFNEVSSQGQGFSDKRNISMHGFQRDSRPPLTRTRKAMSNGMSFTEPLTPLEQTPRGSMESLALSNATGNSLDGVSKRQEHLSRYSMPDLSKDSGMNVSEKSNIGTLGSSVQFRSSESLTSRPYGYLNAPVQVGYPLGYWDSPQPLAFKGTGRVGLIGSSGNLRMTPMSERIPRRRPNGPEPIQQQQPTQSRRRKHRGNGNDGNGNHRSSGRHYRRSRRSRSDNALHLTADRGSHMMEPPHRRVQEDYDRFPAGRTARDLFGVEGIGGYRQQPYRPCPRTTSDLTLHNAAGGGGMQSLGLGGPHLGGEGYGEGADPWCSSCSSSSESEEDEGYFLGEPIPRPVQLRYLHNEELRHRYSPTGMGGMGGMGGHHGPIHGPLHGGNQGQLHGQLHMRQRRKSKNCIIS, encoded by the exons GTGCATCAGTACTACAGTTCTCTACCTGAGGACAGGGTGCCGTATGTGAACAGCCCAGGAGAGAAGCACCGCATCAAACAGCTGATTCACCAGCTGCCCCCGCACGACAACGAG GTCCGGTACTGTAACGCGCTGGACGACGAGGAGAAGAGGGAGCTCAAGCTCTTCAGTAACCAGAGGAAAAGGGACAACCTGGGCCGAGGCAATGTCCGCCCTTTCCCACTGTCCATCAGTGGGGCCATCTGTGAACAG tgtggGGGCCAGATAAATGGAGGGGACATTGTGGTGTTTGCGTCACGGGCAGGCCACGGCCTGGTGTGGCACCCTCACTGCTTTGTGTGCAGCATGTGTGAGGAGCTCCTGGTGGACCTCATCTACTTTCACCAGGAAGGGAAGATCTACTGCGGCCGGCACCATTCAGAGATGCTCAAACCCCGCTGCTGTGCCTGCGATGAG ATTATTTTTGCTGATGAGTGCACAGAGGCAGAGGGCAGGCACTGGCACATGAAGCACTTCTGCTGCTATGAGTGTGAGGCTCCGCTGGGCGGCCAGCGCTACATCATGAAGGATGGACGTCCACACTGCTGCCACTGCTTCGAGTCCCTGTATGCAGAGTACTGTGACGCCTGCGGTGAACACATAG GCATTGACCAGGGCCAGATGACATATGACGGGCAGCATTGGCACGCCACAGAGGAGTGTTTCTGCTGTGCCCGCTGTAAGCGTTCCCTCCTGGGGCGCCCCTTCCTGCCCAAACAGGGACAGATCTACTGCTCACGCTCCTGCAGCGCCGGACAG GACCCAGACGAGTCAGACTCATCTGACTCGGCCTTCCAGAGTGCCCGCTCCCGTGAGTCTCACCACAGCATCAAGATTCTAAAACCGGAGCGGCGAAATGCCGAGCAGGAGCGTCGCCAGCCAGCGCCCATGACTGATCGTCTATCTGTTGAGGTGGACCCCCTGTCTATCCAGATGGACCGTCTGAGCCTTGGCTCTAGCCAGACACCCAGTCGAACACCCAGCCGCACACCCAGTCACGCCCCCAGCCGCACCCCTAGTCTCAACCAAGTGTGGATGAGCCGGGATGAACCTTACCCCCCAGCCTATGAGACAGCCAACGAGGGCTCCCAGCAGGATGCCTCTCCAACCCCCAATTCCCTGCTCCTGGGCCTGTGTAACCCCAGGAAAGGCTACAGCCCCAGCTCCCACAACCCCCTGCCCCCAGCCCAGAGCCCTGTCAACCCAGGAAAAAGGCCTGAGTCCAGAGCTAAAGTGCAGGGCAACACGAAGCGAACGCCCATGGCGGCACTGAGGGGTCAATCCTTCCAGGACAACTGGATCCACCACAGCCAAGACGAGTTCCGCCCACCCAAGCTGAGGACCCAGATGAGCTTCAACGAGGTGTCCAGCCAAGGCCAGGGCTTCTCGGACAAGAGGAACATCAGCATGCATGGCTTCCAGAGGGACAGCAGGCCCCCCCTGACCAGGACCAGGAAAGCAATGAGCAATGGCATGAGCTTCACAGAGCCCCTCACCCCTCTGGAACAGACCCCCCGAGGATCTATGGAGTCTCTGGCCCTGTCCAATGCTACAG GTAACTCACTGGATGGGGTAAGTAAGCGTCAAGAGCACCTGTCCCGATACTCCATGCCAGACCTTAGTAAGGACTCTGGGATGAATGTGTCTGAGAAGAGTAACATTGGCACACTGGGTTCCTCTGTCCAGTTCCGCAGCTCTGAGTCCCTGACCTCTCGGCCCTACGGGTACCTGAATGCGCCTGTGCAGGTGGGGTACCCCCTGGGGTACTGGGATTCCCCCCAGCCCCTGGCCTTTAAGGGTACAGGTCGTGTGGGCCTAATAGGGAGTAGTGGTAACCTCCGCATGACCCCCATGAGTGAGAGGATCCCTCGTCGTCGGCCGAATGGGCCAGAGCCCATACAGCAACAACAACCAACACAATCACGGCGACGCAAACACCGTGGCAATGGTAATGATGGAAACGGCAACCACCGCAGCAGTGGTCGCCACTACCGGCGTTCTCGACGCTCACGCTCTGACAATGCCCTCCACCTGACGGCCGACCGGGGAAGTCATATGATGGAACCCCCGCACCGTCGTGTTCAGGAGGACTATGACCGTTTCCCCGCCGGCCGTACTGCCCGGGACCTGTTTGGGGTGGAGGGCATAGGAGGGTACAGACAGCAGCCTTACAGACCCTGCCCCCGCACCACCTCAGACCTCACCCTGCACAATGCAGCGGGGGGTGGGGGGATGCAGTCGCTGGGCCTTGGGGGACCACACTTGGGTGGGGAGGGATACGGGGAGGGGGCGGACCCCTGGTGCTCCAGCTGCTCCTCATCCTCTGAGTCTGAAGAAGACGAGGGTTACTTCCTGGGGGAGCCCATCCCCAGACCTGTCCAGCTACGCTACCTCCACAATGAGGAGCTGCGCCACAGATACAGCCCTacagggatgggagggatgggagggatggggggCCACCATGGACCCATACATGGACCCCTACATGGAGGAAACCAAGGGCAGCTGCACGGACAGCTCCACATGCGCCAGAGGAGGAAGAGCAAGAACTGCATCATCTCATAG